A part of Gavia stellata isolate bGavSte3 unplaced genomic scaffold, bGavSte3.hap2 HAP2_SCAFFOLD_34, whole genome shotgun sequence genomic DNA contains:
- the LOC132320900 gene encoding E3 ubiquitin-protein ligase TRIM36-like: TIKGIERELICPACKELFTHPLILPCQHNVCHKCVKEILSAFEDSFADGGSESSNQSSPRIQSSSSSMDRISRSGTKRNSLTPRSSLFPCPGCQRDTDLGERGINGLFRNFTLETIVERYRQAARAAVAIMCDFCKPPPQESTKSCTDCRASYCNECFKIHHPWGTVKAQHKHVGPTTNFRPKIVMCPEHEMERVNMYCEICRRPVCHLCKLGGCHANHRVTTMRTAYKTLKEKLSKDIEYLISKESQVKAHITQLDLLLKETECNSERAKEEASQSFEKLSHVLEEKKSAALRAIETSKNLRLEKLQTQAEEYQGLLENNGLVGYAQEVLKETDPSCFVQTAKQLHDRIQKATESLKSFRPAAETTFEDFVVDIAKQEEILGDLSFHSNGLEIPEINEEQSRMYNKALISWECPGKTDSADIYVLEYRKLNREEESATWQEIKVCSKSKVMSDLDDDSSYAFRVRGYKGSICSPWSREVILRTPPAPVFSFLFDDKCGYNSEHLLLNPGRTSVESRAGFPLLLGSERMQVGCYTTLDYIIGDTGIAKGKHVWAFRVEAYSYLVKVGVVSSNQIQKLFHNTHDVTSPRYEQDSGHDSGSEDAFFDSPQPFTLVTLGMKKFFIPTTPAAPKDPASRILPLPSCLGICLDCDKGKVGFYDAGRMKCLYECEVDCSGIMYPAFALMGGAAVHLEEPVTAKYGEYHDDI; the protein is encoded by the exons accattaagggtatcgaaagagagctcatctgcccagcatgcaaggaattatttacccatccactgatccttccttgccagcacaatgtctgtcacaaatgtgtgaaagaaatactctctgcatttgaagactctttcgctgatggaggctctgaatcctctaatcagagtagccctcgaattcaaagctcttcttctagcatggacaggattagtagatcaggtac aaaacgtaattcactgactcctagatcgagtctgtttccttgtccgggttgccagcgggatactgatctcggagaacgtggcatcaatggcttatttcgcaactttactttggaaaccattgtggaaagatacagacaggcagccagggcagccgttgctattatgtgcgatttctgcaaacctccacctcaagagtccacaaagagctgcacggactgcagggcaagctattgcaacgaatgtttcaaaatacaccatccttggggaactgtgaaagcccaacataaacatgtaggaccaaccaccaacttcagacccaag attgtgatgtgtccagaacatgaaatggagagggtaaacatgtactgtgaaatctgcagaaggcctgtttgtcatctttgtaaactgggtggatgtcatgcaaaccatagagtaacaaccatgagaactgcctacaaaacccttaag gagaagctttcaaaagatattgagtacctcatcagtaaggagagccaggtgaaagctcacatcacacagctggatctgctgctgaaagaaacagag tgcaacagtgaacgagctaaagaagaagcatctcagagctttgagaaattatctcatgtcctagaagagaagaagtccgcagctcttagggcaattgaaacttctaagaatttaaggctggaaaaattgcaaacgcaagcagaggaatatcaagggctcctggaaaataatggccttgtaggatatgctcaagaggtgcttaaagaaactgatccatcttgttttgttcaaacagcaaaacagcttcatgacag aatccaaaaagctactgaatctctgaagagcttcaggccagcagctgaaactacttttgaagactttgtggtggacatagctaagcaagaagagatccttggtgacttgtccttccattccaatg gtctagaaataccagaaatcaatgaagagcagagcagaatgtacaacaaagctctgatcagctgggaatgccctgggaagacagactcAGCTGATATCTATGTTCTTGAGTATCGTAAGCTTaatagagaagaggagagtgcgacgtggcaggagatcaaagtttgcagcaagagcaaagtaatGTCTGATCTTGATGATGACAGCTCCTATGCCTTTAGAGTTCGAGGATATAAAGGGTCCATCTGTAGCCCTTGGAGCCGAGAAGTTATTTTGCGtacgcctccagctccag ttttcagttttctttttgatgacaaatgtgggtacaacagtgaacatctcctgctgaacccaggaagaacctctgtggaaagcagggctggatttcctctACTGCTGGGATCTGAGCGCATGCAGGTCGGATGCTACACAACCCTGGATTACATCATTGGCGACACCGGGATTGCCAAAGGGAAGCACGTCTGGGCTTTTCGTGTGGAAGCCTATTCATacctggtgaaagtgggagttgtttctagcaaccagatacagaaattgttccataatacccatgatgtgaccagcccaag gtacgagcaagacagtggtcatgacagtgggagtgaagatgccttctttgactcaccacagcctttcacactggtcactttaggcatgaagaagttctttatccccacaacacctgctgcccccaaggatccagcgagcagaatccttcccctgccatcgtgcttgggcatctgcctcgactgtgacaaaggcaaggtGGGGTTCTACGACGCAGGCCgtatgaaatgcctttatgagtgcgaggtggactgctctggcataatgtacccagcatttgccttaatgggtggtgcagcagttcatcttgaggaacctgtcacagcaaagtacGGGGAGTACCACGACGACATCTAG